The Fibrobacter sp. UWB5 genome has a window encoding:
- a CDS encoding M18 family aminopeptidase, whose protein sequence is MEYFEFLNKSVTPYHTVEALKVLFDAKCEKNTRFFERGGALIAVRTPKQICSDSQFRIALAHTDFPTLKITPNPDGAAAGVRTLHPEIYGSPLFTSWLDRDLGYAGLLAYELGGKLQTKLIRGDKLFRIPQLAVHLNRGVNQDGLKVNPQTDLNALWTAVGGKERFVEALQAELPAGAKLLDFDVQLFDAQPAQFGGFENEWIYSGRLDNLSSCHAIAEAFAAAGELEKDFQVAAFFNNEEVGSTTREGAGSNFLRSVLESSLSGSGTGDLDSMLAASLALSIDMAHAEHPNFVQKHESNHAPVLGGGVVLKMNSQKRYASDVFSNARFKLLCEQNNIPYQTFVMRNDMPCGSTVGPTISASLGIPTVDIGEPMLSMHSIREMTDVADHESMIRLVTAFFG, encoded by the coding sequence ATGGAATACTTTGAATTTTTGAACAAATCGGTAACTCCGTACCATACGGTGGAGGCGTTAAAAGTCCTTTTTGACGCAAAATGTGAAAAAAACACCCGTTTTTTTGAACGCGGTGGCGCCTTGATTGCGGTGCGGACTCCAAAACAAATTTGTTCGGACTCCCAGTTTAGGATTGCCCTGGCCCATACGGACTTCCCGACTTTGAAAATTACGCCGAACCCGGATGGGGCGGCGGCAGGCGTGCGCACTTTGCACCCCGAAATTTACGGCAGCCCGCTTTTTACGAGTTGGCTGGACCGCGACTTGGGCTATGCCGGATTGCTGGCCTATGAACTGGGTGGAAAATTACAGACCAAGTTGATTCGCGGCGATAAGTTGTTCCGCATTCCGCAACTGGCGGTTCACTTGAATCGCGGCGTGAACCAGGATGGCCTCAAGGTGAACCCGCAGACCGATTTGAATGCTCTGTGGACTGCCGTGGGCGGCAAGGAACGCTTTGTAGAAGCCTTGCAGGCGGAACTCCCTGCGGGTGCGAAGCTGCTTGATTTTGACGTGCAGCTCTTTGATGCGCAGCCGGCGCAGTTTGGCGGCTTTGAAAACGAGTGGATTTACTCGGGGCGCCTTGACAACTTGAGCAGTTGCCATGCGATTGCCGAAGCGTTTGCCGCGGCAGGCGAGCTGGAGAAGGATTTCCAGGTGGCCGCCTTCTTCAATAACGAAGAGGTTGGCTCTACTACGCGCGAAGGTGCTGGTAGCAACTTCCTGAGAAGTGTGCTGGAATCGTCGCTGAGCGGGAGTGGAACAGGCGATTTGGATTCCATGCTTGCGGCAAGCCTTGCGCTTTCTATCGATATGGCGCATGCCGAACACCCGAACTTTGTGCAAAAGCATGAAAGCAACCATGCGCCTGTTTTGGGCGGTGGTGTGGTGCTGAAGATGAATTCGCAAAAGCGCTATGCAAGCGATGTTTTCTCGAATGCCCGTTTCAAGCTTCTTTGCGAACAAAATAACATTCCGTACCAGACGTTCGTGATGCGTAATGACATGCCTTGCGGTTCGACGGTTGGCCCCACGATTTCGGCTTCGCTTGGAATCCCGACGGTAGACATTGGCGAGCCTATGCTCAGCATGCACAGCATTCGTGAAATGACCGATGTCGCAGATCACGAGAGCATGATTCGATTAGTCACGGCGTTCTTCGGTTAA
- a CDS encoding MlaD family protein produces the protein MAFKPRINWMEISGLLVGIFSAVAVMVFGIVLYAKLFSSGMIGVEEYHLHSRFEKAFGIRPGTQVLISGVKVGRVDSMSVEGDGVKIQFIIEKKFQNLITDSAKVFAMRDQNMIAARVINIDIRRGKGTVLEDGGFLPPEESQDIETVLEKVDMVLGRVNGLIDAADTILGMAKDTGTTIGALFGSRLLYDNLNRQLVRLDDITYQGTKVLHQASGLFDTIQYHVPVLLEKVDTIATTVSEMMVEVRPLPQKVDNVMGRVDGLMGQVDKTFGRVDGLLNEVSLVTSGLSDFMEATEQTLQNADDLMSGVSNMWIVKRSMPNKDSVPFMVETLW, from the coding sequence ATGGCTTTTAAACCTCGCATTAACTGGATGGAAATTTCCGGCCTCCTGGTCGGTATCTTCTCTGCCGTCGCTGTGATGGTTTTTGGTATCGTGCTTTATGCAAAGCTTTTCTCCTCCGGCATGATCGGTGTGGAAGAATATCACCTGCATAGCCGCTTCGAAAAGGCATTCGGCATTCGCCCGGGCACCCAAGTCCTGATTAGCGGCGTAAAGGTGGGCCGCGTAGACAGTATGTCTGTCGAAGGCGATGGCGTCAAAATTCAGTTTATTATCGAGAAAAAGTTTCAGAACCTGATTACAGATAGCGCCAAGGTGTTCGCCATGCGCGACCAAAACATGATTGCGGCGCGTGTGATTAACATTGACATTCGCCGTGGTAAAGGCACCGTATTGGAAGATGGCGGTTTTTTGCCGCCAGAAGAGTCGCAGGATATCGAAACCGTCTTGGAAAAAGTGGACATGGTTCTGGGCCGCGTAAACGGTTTGATCGATGCTGCCGACACCATTCTCGGTATGGCCAAGGATACGGGTACAACCATTGGTGCTCTGTTTGGTTCCAGACTTTTGTACGACAACTTGAACCGCCAGCTTGTGCGTCTTGACGATATTACTTACCAAGGCACAAAAGTTTTGCACCAAGCATCCGGTTTGTTCGATACTATCCAATATCACGTTCCGGTCTTGCTTGAAAAGGTGGATACCATTGCAACGACTGTCTCTGAAATGATGGTTGAGGTCAGGCCCTTGCCACAAAAGGTGGACAACGTGATGGGCCGCGTCGATGGCTTGATGGGTCAGGTGGACAAAACCTTCGGCCGCGTCGACGGTCTCCTGAACGAGGTAAGCCTCGTTACCTCTGGACTTTCGGACTTTATGGAAGCGACGGAGCAGACGCTCCAGAATGCAGACGACTTGATGTCAGGCGTTTCGAACATGTGGATCGTGAAGCGTTCCATGCCTAACAAGGATTCTGTGCCCTTCATGGTGGAGACGTTATGGTAA
- a CDS encoding TIGR02147 family protein codes for MKPIFEYYDYREYMRAFYEERKRISAFSWREFSKIAGFTSPNYMKVVCDGKSRLSKIGVARVANAMGLADHEKLYFEKLVALSDATDESRKRKILSEIQEMAKVYKIKMLDGDAFAYFESWLNPVLRELAPMNPGKKPLALSKMCYPQVSATEVRRSLDFMVHAGILRNVGEDRYEQTEKIVSGATEIMPLAIRSMHRQMAKNAVDSIDSVPVSKRNFNGVTLSVTQKEYDLIVAEMEIFRQRILSIASGVESGDQVYRLNLQFFPLTKSKENDHE; via the coding sequence ATGAAGCCGATATTTGAGTACTACGATTATCGAGAATATATGCGGGCGTTTTATGAGGAACGCAAGCGTATTTCTGCATTTTCGTGGCGCGAATTTTCGAAGATTGCCGGGTTTACTTCTCCAAACTATATGAAGGTTGTTTGCGATGGTAAAAGTAGGCTGAGTAAGATTGGCGTTGCCCGTGTTGCAAATGCGATGGGACTTGCCGACCACGAAAAACTGTATTTTGAAAAGTTGGTCGCATTAAGTGATGCAACCGATGAGTCCAGGAAGCGAAAGATTTTGTCTGAAATTCAGGAGATGGCGAAAGTCTACAAAATCAAGATGCTTGATGGCGATGCGTTTGCTTATTTTGAATCGTGGTTGAACCCGGTGCTCCGTGAGCTTGCTCCAATGAACCCTGGTAAAAAGCCCCTTGCGCTTTCCAAGATGTGCTATCCGCAGGTGAGTGCCACTGAAGTCCGCCGCTCGCTTGACTTTATGGTGCACGCAGGAATCCTCAGGAATGTGGGCGAAGATCGTTATGAACAGACGGAAAAAATTGTTTCGGGGGCGACGGAAATTATGCCCTTGGCGATTCGCTCCATGCATCGGCAAATGGCGAAAAACGCCGTGGATTCCATTGACTCCGTCCCTGTATCCAAGCGTAACTTTAACGGAGTGACGCTTTCGGTGACGCAGAAGGAATATGATTTGATTGTCGCGGAAATGGAAATCTTTAGACAGAGAATTTTATCTATTGCAAGCGGTGTGGAATCTGGTGATCAGGTTTATCGTTTGAACTTGCAATTTTTCCCCTTAACAAAATCCAAGGAGAATGACCATGAATAA